In Bacillus solimangrovi, the following are encoded in one genomic region:
- a CDS encoding GNAT family N-acetyltransferase — protein sequence MIIDKQLFNVKGRKYIVRSAIKEDASDLSQLRVQVDGETENMDREKGEAFIDGVGFEQIIETDTESEKNLFLVAEIEDRIVGFSRCAGNDLKRFSHKVEFGVCVLKKYWGYGIGNNLLKESLSWADSNGIKKVTLNVLETNEKAINLYERYGFEIEGVLKNDRIHSDNEFYNTVIMGRFNK from the coding sequence ATGATAATTGACAAACAGTTATTTAATGTTAAAGGACGTAAATATATTGTTAGATCCGCTATAAAAGAAGATGCAAGCGATTTGTCTCAATTACGTGTACAGGTTGATGGCGAGACTGAGAATATGGATAGGGAAAAAGGTGAGGCATTTATTGATGGAGTTGGTTTTGAACAAATTATAGAAACGGATACAGAAAGTGAAAAAAACTTATTTTTGGTTGCTGAAATTGAAGACAGAATCGTTGGATTTTCAAGGTGTGCAGGAAATGATTTGAAACGATTTTCTCACAAAGTTGAATTTGGTGTGTGCGTATTGAAGAAATATTGGGGATATGGTATCGGCAATAATTTACTAAAAGAATCTCTTTCTTGGGCTGATTCCAATGGTATTAAAAAGGTGACACTTAATGTTTTGGAGACAAATGAAAAAGCTATTAATTTGTATGAGCGGTATGGTTTTGAAATCGAAGGTGTTTTAAAAAATGATAGAATTCATAGCGACAATGAATTTTACAATACGGTTATAATGGGTAGGTTTAATAAATGA
- a CDS encoding sulfite exporter TauE/SafE family protein translates to MYEFFSQISNFLSAPFINMSYGVKGIPLLSAFILGIIGALAPCQFTGNLGAITIYGNKSLQKEIVWKEVSLFIFGKIFVFSSLGFVVWLLGKEFQQSLIIFFPWIRKAIGPLLILIGLYLVGLFKMNWTVNFGKIPDKFINGKLGAFFMGVSFSLGFCPTMFVLFFISLMPIVLSTPFGAVLPTIFAIGTSLPLIIAVSLIWYFGIDGKSMKKRGRKFGKSVQFIAGIIMLLLGILDTLTYWTF, encoded by the coding sequence ATGTATGAATTTTTTAGTCAAATCAGCAATTTCTTAAGTGCACCATTCATTAACATGTCTTATGGAGTTAAAGGAATACCCCTGTTGTCTGCTTTTATTTTAGGCATAATAGGAGCATTAGCACCTTGTCAATTTACTGGTAATCTCGGAGCGATTACGATTTATGGGAATAAATCATTACAGAAAGAAATAGTTTGGAAGGAAGTTAGTTTGTTTATTTTCGGGAAAATATTTGTATTTTCTTCACTCGGATTCGTAGTTTGGTTATTAGGAAAAGAATTTCAACAATCTCTAATAATTTTCTTTCCATGGATTCGTAAAGCAATCGGACCACTGCTAATCTTAATTGGTCTATACTTAGTTGGGTTATTTAAAATGAATTGGACAGTTAACTTCGGGAAAATACCTGATAAATTTATTAATGGGAAGTTAGGTGCCTTTTTTATGGGTGTTAGCTTTTCACTTGGCTTTTGCCCAACAATGTTTGTACTATTCTTTATTTCGCTTATGCCTATCGTGTTATCGACTCCATTTGGGGCAGTGCTACCTACTATTTTCGCCATTGGAACATCATTACCACTAATCATTGCCGTATCTCTAATTTGGTATTTTGGTATCGACGGTAAATCTATGAAAAAAAGAGGTAGAAAGTTTGGAAAAAGTGTACAATTCATTGCAGGTATTATCATGCTTTTGCTTGGAATATTAGATACTTTAACGTATTGGACTTTTTAA
- a CDS encoding multicopper oxidase family protein, with protein sequence MIKSKILIVFFMSFIAFIITGCQSDTQSSIGDQSINITDIPVERPDNINVKEFDITAEKAQWKIKDQSFEAWTYNGTVPGEEIRVQEGDWLKVNLINKLDDPVTIHWHGVVLPNQMDGVAGVTQNAVQPGDTFTYEFQATEAGTYWYHSHQDSYYQVDRGLYGALIVESKEKTYDQDYVLMIDEWSMGNEGRRGMMGNNGTPGEMDSQMIYDTFTINGESYPDIDPIEVRQGEKIRLRVINAGYQKQVLYLNNHQYQVVANDGKKVNNSTLTSDVLLVAPGERIDIEFEENSSKDWYIDSPNLVAESADIKIPIKIIDGEGKNEHSYKDAETLQLIDYTEQGEMTTIIDQNQQPDLEYKMKLTAGMAMMNNDMAYKINGKTFPDTSPIKVNKGDLVKVTLSNNSMLDHPMHLHGHYFQVVSRNGKLLDKPLVKDLINIKPHEQYEILFIADNPGDWVFHCHDLIHATGGMVTVLKYNGYETPFELGGEYHNEPE encoded by the coding sequence ATGATAAAAAGCAAAATATTAATCGTTTTTTTCATGTCATTTATTGCATTCATCATAACTGGTTGCCAATCCGATACACAGAGTAGTATTGGAGATCAATCAATCAACATCACAGACATACCAGTTGAACGACCAGACAATATTAACGTGAAAGAGTTTGATATTACAGCTGAAAAAGCACAATGGAAGATTAAAGACCAATCATTCGAAGCTTGGACGTATAATGGAACTGTACCTGGTGAGGAAATTCGAGTTCAAGAGGGAGATTGGTTAAAAGTAAACCTTATAAACAAATTAGATGATCCTGTAACTATCCATTGGCATGGCGTCGTTTTACCAAACCAAATGGATGGTGTAGCAGGAGTAACTCAAAATGCTGTCCAACCTGGTGATACATTTACTTATGAATTCCAAGCTACAGAAGCAGGGACATATTGGTACCATTCACATCAAGATAGTTATTACCAAGTAGATCGAGGATTATATGGGGCTCTAATTGTAGAATCTAAAGAAAAAACGTATGATCAAGATTACGTATTAATGATTGATGAATGGTCGATGGGAAATGAGGGCCGTCGCGGAATGATGGGTAACAATGGAACTCCTGGTGAAATGGATTCTCAGATGATCTATGATACGTTTACAATTAACGGTGAAAGTTACCCTGATATTGACCCTATTGAAGTACGCCAAGGAGAAAAAATAAGACTTCGTGTGATCAATGCAGGCTATCAAAAACAAGTTCTCTACTTAAATAATCATCAATACCAAGTAGTTGCTAATGACGGGAAGAAAGTAAATAATTCTACTCTTACTTCTGATGTTCTATTAGTTGCTCCAGGTGAACGAATTGATATTGAATTTGAGGAAAATAGCTCAAAAGATTGGTATATCGATAGTCCGAATCTTGTAGCCGAATCAGCAGACATAAAGATACCAATCAAAATCATAGATGGTGAAGGAAAAAATGAACATTCGTATAAAGATGCTGAAACACTTCAGCTAATTGACTATACGGAGCAAGGTGAGATGACAACGATCATTGACCAGAATCAACAACCTGATCTCGAATACAAGATGAAGTTAACAGCTGGAATGGCTATGATGAACAACGATATGGCTTATAAAATCAATGGCAAGACATTTCCTGATACAAGTCCAATTAAGGTGAACAAAGGCGACCTTGTCAAAGTAACTCTTTCTAACAATAGTATGTTAGATCACCCTATGCACCTTCACGGACACTACTTCCAAGTTGTATCTAGAAATGGGAAACTACTTGATAAGCCGCTCGTAAAAGACTTAATAAATATAAAACCTCATGAACAATATGAAATTTTATTTATTGCTGACAACCCTGGAGATTGGGTATTTCATTGCCATGATCTCATTCACGCTACTGGAGGTATGGTAACAGTATTAAAATATAATGGCTATGAGACACCATTTGAACTAGGTGGCGAATACCATAATGAACCTGAATAA
- a CDS encoding ABC transporter permease, which produces MKGLLQYQLLHYIRTYRYLPPFTFFIMFLVINYAYKPNPILDSYSFTSVVLFFIMGWFTVTIFHAEDSGQRVITQLHCKSSNAYYISLYIIAIMIGFCLSVLSVYYPIIFDMFAGKQRLIHVVMGVMSHFSSSILAISLTSIFTRDIVKNDRNTWWGVFTILLTSLIVVPLKTIILQVKGLIWLLPPVHLSLQMMSTNDSIDYIPFSYYLQFSWIALYGFIMIVLFFQLKRFRQA; this is translated from the coding sequence ATGAAAGGATTATTACAATATCAATTACTTCATTACATAAGAACGTATCGATACTTACCACCGTTCACATTCTTTATCATGTTTCTTGTTATTAATTATGCATACAAGCCAAACCCAATATTAGATAGCTATTCATTTACATCTGTCGTTCTATTCTTTATTATGGGTTGGTTTACAGTAACAATCTTTCATGCTGAAGATTCTGGTCAAAGAGTGATTACACAATTGCATTGTAAAAGTTCAAATGCATATTATATTAGTCTATATATTATTGCTATTATGATTGGATTTTGCTTAAGTGTACTCTCTGTTTATTATCCAATTATATTTGATATGTTTGCGGGGAAACAACGTCTTATACATGTTGTAATGGGTGTCATGTCTCATTTTAGTAGCTCAATTTTAGCTATTTCATTAACTTCTATTTTTACTAGAGATATTGTGAAAAATGATAGGAATACATGGTGGGGAGTTTTTACGATCTTACTTACCAGCTTAATAGTCGTTCCGTTGAAAACTATAATCTTACAAGTAAAAGGACTAATCTGGTTATTACCTCCTGTACATCTATCACTACAAATGATGAGTACAAATGATAGTATCGATTATATTCCGTTTAGTTATTACTTGCAGTTTAGTTGGATTGCTTTGTATGGATTTATTATGATTGTTCTATTTTTTCAATTGAAGAGATTTAGACAAGCGTAA